Proteins encoded within one genomic window of Amycolatopsis sp. 2-15:
- a CDS encoding SigE family RNA polymerase sigma factor, with translation MLEGNAERSVEATLGHLRTMDGPVPPQQPAAPLTLEDLYRQHRMRLVRLAILLVDEPATAEDVVQEAFTGLHRNWGRLRDAAAAVGYLRTAVVNGSRSVLRRRKTAREYVPPHAVNARSAESLAMLSSEHQAVVSALSKLPPRQREVLVLRYYGGLSEAEISEAAGISKGTVKSTASRALEALQKAMQTPQ, from the coding sequence ATGCTGGAGGGCAACGCGGAACGCAGTGTCGAGGCAACCCTCGGGCATCTGCGGACCATGGACGGGCCGGTGCCGCCGCAGCAGCCGGCCGCACCGCTGACCCTGGAGGACCTGTACCGCCAGCACCGGATGCGGCTCGTGCGGCTGGCGATCCTGCTGGTCGACGAGCCGGCCACGGCCGAGGACGTGGTGCAGGAGGCGTTCACCGGTCTGCACCGCAACTGGGGCCGGCTGCGCGACGCGGCCGCGGCCGTCGGATACCTGCGCACGGCCGTGGTCAACGGCTCACGCAGCGTGCTGCGGCGGCGGAAAACCGCCCGTGAATACGTGCCTCCGCACGCCGTGAACGCGCGCTCCGCGGAGAGCCTCGCGATGCTGTCCAGCGAGCACCAAGCCGTGGTCAGCGCCCTTTCCAAGCTCCCGCCGCGCCAGCGCGAGGTGCTGGTGCTCAGGTACTACGGGGGACTGTCCGAGGCCGAGATTTCCGAGGCCGCGGGCATCTCGAAGGGTACCGTGAAATCGACCGCCAGCCGGGCGCTGGAGGCCCTGCAGAAGGCAATGCAGACCCCACAGTGA
- a CDS encoding MarR family winged helix-turn-helix transcriptional regulator, with protein sequence MAPNSAATRPKDGLDLADQLGHELVRFMRLITKAKSQVSKQGPDGIERAAYAILFCLIHEGPQRTSKLAEFLHSEISTISRQSSALVQHGLVERQADPEDGRACLLAPTAEGLRVFDENRKQRNLWLADVLGDWTQEDRETLNELFGRLNTGIENNFPDMTDSAPADSVHSKGA encoded by the coding sequence ATGGCACCGAACAGCGCCGCCACCCGGCCCAAGGACGGGCTCGACCTGGCCGACCAGCTCGGACACGAGCTGGTCCGTTTCATGCGCCTGATCACCAAGGCGAAGTCGCAGGTCTCCAAGCAGGGGCCGGACGGCATCGAGCGGGCCGCGTACGCGATCCTCTTCTGCCTCATCCACGAGGGGCCGCAGCGCACCAGCAAGCTCGCCGAGTTCCTGCACTCCGAGATCTCCACCATCAGCAGGCAGTCGAGCGCGCTCGTGCAGCACGGATTGGTGGAACGTCAGGCCGACCCCGAAGACGGCCGCGCCTGCTTGCTGGCGCCCACCGCCGAAGGCCTGCGGGTCTTCGACGAGAACCGCAAGCAGCGCAACCTCTGGCTCGCCGACGTGCTCGGCGACTGGACCCAGGAGGATCGCGAGACCCTCAACGAGCTGTTCGGGCGGCTCAACACCGGTATCGAGAACAACTTTCCAGACATGACCGACTCCGCGCCGGCGGACTCGGTGCACTCCAAGGGGGCCTAG
- a CDS encoding maleylpyruvate isomerase N-terminal domain-containing protein: MGDLDQPFLDAAAVCSTLLRLEVVRERWAESSALPELSVGALACHLARQVTRAAELLAVPSTLPVLTAVDEHYARAAWVTSTSLADAANDRTTDDAEAARGFDWMLARYDADLAVVARLLRGAAAERVDIPWQGWSLRRNDFLHTRLLELVVHSADLAASVNRPAPDFPDAAFTPVLALLSRLAVRRHGQGAVVSTLTRRERAQNISAF, from the coding sequence GTGGGCGATCTCGACCAGCCGTTTCTCGACGCAGCGGCCGTCTGTTCGACGCTGTTGCGGCTCGAAGTCGTACGCGAGCGCTGGGCCGAATCCAGCGCGTTGCCGGAGCTTTCGGTGGGTGCACTGGCCTGCCACCTCGCGCGCCAGGTGACGCGCGCGGCCGAGCTGCTCGCGGTCCCGTCGACCCTGCCGGTGCTCACCGCGGTCGACGAGCACTACGCGCGTGCCGCCTGGGTCACGTCGACATCGCTCGCCGACGCGGCCAACGACCGCACCACCGACGACGCCGAGGCCGCTCGTGGCTTCGACTGGATGCTCGCGCGGTACGACGCCGACCTCGCCGTGGTGGCCCGGCTCTTGCGCGGTGCGGCGGCGGAGCGGGTGGACATTCCGTGGCAGGGCTGGTCGTTGCGCCGCAACGACTTCCTGCACACCCGACTGCTGGAGCTCGTCGTCCACTCCGCCGACCTCGCCGCGAGCGTGAACCGGCCGGCGCCGGACTTCCCCGACGCGGCGTTCACGCCGGTCCTCGCGCTGCTGTCCCGGCTCGCCGTCCGCCGGCACGGTCAGGGCGCGGTCGTCAGCACCCTGACCCGCCGCGAACGGGCTCAGAACATCAGCGCGTTCTAG
- a CDS encoding FAD-binding oxidoreductase has translation MSNEALLQRLRDELGKEAVLTDADVTASYSRDMMPLAPSGKPLAVVLPADTVGVQAVVKACAEAKVPVVPRGAGSGLSGAANAIDGCVVLVLTKLDQVVEIDPGNRLAVVQPGVVNLDFRTAVEKHGLFYPPDPSSYDWCTIGGNLSTNAGGLCCVKYGVTTDSVLGLEVVLADGSLLKTGRRTVKGVAGYDLTKLFIGSEGTLGVITQATVALRPLPQAPATLVAGFSTTEAAGEAVARVVREGLVPSLLEIMDAASIKASETYLKTDLGAGSDCQALLLAQSDVGGEAALRELAVLERICADCGADLVYATDDLEEGKMLLQARRVVLTALETYGIWLTDDVSVPRTRIAELIRGCEQVSEKVGLKIAVVGHAGDGNMHPTIVYAPDSEDEFTRARQAFDDILEIGLSLGGTVTGEHGVGKIKRDWLAREIGPVGMRVHRQIKQALDPENVFNPGSMFSMTD, from the coding sequence ATGAGCAACGAGGCCCTGCTGCAGCGACTCCGCGACGAGCTCGGCAAGGAGGCCGTGCTCACCGACGCCGATGTGACCGCGAGCTACTCGCGCGACATGATGCCGCTCGCCCCGTCCGGGAAACCGCTGGCGGTGGTGCTGCCCGCGGACACGGTGGGGGTGCAGGCCGTGGTCAAGGCGTGCGCCGAGGCGAAGGTGCCGGTCGTGCCGCGCGGGGCGGGCAGCGGCCTGTCCGGCGCGGCCAACGCCATCGACGGCTGCGTGGTCCTGGTGCTGACCAAGCTCGACCAGGTCGTGGAGATCGACCCCGGCAACCGCCTCGCCGTGGTGCAGCCGGGTGTGGTCAACCTCGACTTCCGCACCGCCGTGGAGAAGCACGGCCTCTTCTACCCACCCGACCCGTCGAGCTACGACTGGTGCACGATCGGCGGCAACCTCTCCACCAACGCTGGTGGTCTCTGCTGCGTGAAGTACGGCGTGACCACCGACTCCGTGCTCGGCCTCGAGGTCGTGCTGGCCGATGGGTCGCTGCTCAAGACCGGCCGCCGCACCGTGAAGGGCGTGGCGGGCTACGACCTGACGAAGCTGTTCATCGGCAGCGAGGGCACGCTCGGCGTGATCACGCAGGCCACCGTGGCGTTGCGCCCGTTGCCGCAGGCGCCGGCGACCCTGGTCGCGGGCTTCAGCACCACCGAGGCGGCGGGCGAGGCTGTGGCGCGGGTCGTGCGCGAGGGGCTCGTGCCGTCGCTGCTGGAGATCATGGACGCGGCGTCGATCAAGGCGTCGGAGACCTACCTCAAGACCGACCTCGGCGCCGGGTCCGACTGCCAGGCGCTGCTGCTCGCGCAGTCCGACGTCGGCGGCGAGGCCGCGCTGCGCGAGCTCGCCGTGCTGGAGCGGATCTGCGCCGACTGCGGCGCCGACCTGGTCTACGCCACCGACGACCTCGAAGAGGGCAAGATGCTGCTGCAGGCCCGGCGCGTGGTCCTGACCGCGCTGGAGACCTACGGCATCTGGCTCACCGACGACGTCAGCGTGCCGCGCACCCGCATCGCCGAGCTGATCCGCGGCTGCGAGCAGGTGAGCGAGAAGGTGGGCCTGAAGATCGCCGTGGTCGGCCACGCCGGCGACGGCAACATGCACCCCACGATCGTCTACGCGCCCGACTCCGAGGACGAGTTCACCCGTGCGCGGCAGGCGTTCGACGACATCCTGGAAATCGGCCTCTCACTCGGCGGCACGGTGACCGGCGAGCACGGCGTCGGCAAGATCAAGCGCGACTGGCTGGCGCGCGAGATCGGGCCCGTCGGCATGCGGGTGCACCGGCAGATCAAGCAGGCGCTGGACCCGGAGAACGTGTTCAACCCGGGTTCGATGTTCTCGATGACGGACTGA
- a CDS encoding PDR/VanB family oxidoreductase, whose product MSTLVGVGAAYRRLARYSGRRRPPAQAVDRTSPLVVTVVRPEADEVVSLRLARPEGEPLPSWRPGAHLDLTLPSGLVRQYSLCGDPGDLSHYRVAVRRIGEASGEVHTLKPGTKVNVRGPRNAFPFVAAESYVFIAGGIGITPILPMVRAADTRGAGWRLVYTGRSRESMPFVEELSDLPDDRVWLRPDTEYGIPASGAELLEGVPDGASVYCCGPTPMITGVRVDLELTGARAVYFERFSTPPIVGGRPYTVVLRRSGHTLAVPADRSTLDVVREVLPDVAFSCRQGFCGTCAVATPDGGSVRICVDRGPAVLEL is encoded by the coding sequence ATGTCCACTTTGGTCGGTGTCGGCGCGGCCTACCGGCGGCTCGCCCGGTACTCCGGCCGGCGCCGCCCGCCGGCGCAGGCGGTGGACCGGACGTCGCCCCTGGTGGTGACCGTCGTCCGGCCCGAGGCCGACGAGGTGGTCTCCCTGCGCCTCGCGCGGCCTGAAGGCGAGCCGTTGCCGAGCTGGCGGCCGGGCGCGCACCTCGACCTCACCCTGCCGTCGGGGCTGGTCCGGCAGTACTCGCTCTGCGGCGACCCCGGCGACCTCTCGCACTATCGCGTGGCCGTCCGGCGGATCGGCGAAGCTTCGGGTGAGGTGCACACGCTCAAACCCGGCACAAAGGTCAACGTGCGCGGCCCGCGCAACGCGTTCCCCTTCGTCGCCGCCGAGTCCTACGTCTTCATCGCCGGCGGCATCGGCATCACGCCGATCCTGCCGATGGTCCGCGCAGCCGACACCCGCGGAGCCGGCTGGCGGCTCGTCTACACCGGACGCAGCCGCGAGTCGATGCCGTTTGTGGAAGAACTTTCGGATTTGCCCGACGACCGTGTGTGGTTGCGCCCGGATACCGAGTACGGCATCCCCGCCTCGGGCGCGGAGCTGCTGGAAGGCGTCCCCGACGGCGCGTCGGTCTACTGCTGCGGGCCGACGCCGATGATCACCGGCGTCCGCGTGGACCTGGAGCTCACCGGCGCCAGGGCCGTGTACTTCGAACGCTTCTCGACGCCGCCGATCGTCGGCGGCCGGCCGTACACCGTGGTCCTGCGCCGCAGCGGCCACACACTCGCCGTGCCGGCCGACCGTTCGACGCTCGACGTGGTGCGCGAAGTGCTGCCTGACGTGGCGTTCTCCTGCCGCCAGGGCTTCTGCGGCACGTGCGCCGTGGCGACCCCGGACGGCGGGTCGGTGCGGATCTGCGTGGACCGCGGACCCGCCGTCCTGGAGCTGTAG
- a CDS encoding pyridoxamine 5'-phosphate oxidase family protein gives MSRRDQIRMTPEEIRVYLDEQKVINVATVGPNNRPHLAPLWYFPHEDGVATWTYGSSQKAKNLRRLPEATVLIESGDSYEKLRGISLESDVQIVEDTDEVTRMGITLMQRYAGAKPGDAVPAELSEFIGRQAPKRIGLIFHPTKIVSWDHTKLGGTY, from the coding sequence ATGTCCCGTCGCGACCAGATCCGCATGACGCCCGAGGAGATCAGGGTCTACCTCGACGAGCAGAAGGTCATCAACGTGGCCACGGTCGGGCCGAACAACCGGCCTCACCTGGCGCCGCTGTGGTACTTCCCGCACGAGGACGGCGTCGCGACGTGGACGTACGGCAGCTCGCAGAAGGCGAAGAACCTGCGCCGCCTGCCGGAGGCCACCGTACTCATCGAGAGCGGTGACTCCTACGAGAAGCTGCGCGGCATCTCACTCGAGTCCGACGTGCAGATCGTCGAGGACACCGATGAGGTCACCCGCATGGGCATCACGCTCATGCAGCGCTACGCGGGCGCCAAACCGGGCGACGCGGTGCCCGCAGAGCTCAGCGAGTTCATCGGCCGCCAGGCCCCGAAGCGCATCGGCCTGATCTTCCACCCGACGAAGATCGTCTCGTGGGACCACACAAAGCTCGGTGGAACGTACTAA
- a CDS encoding metal-dependent hydrolase yields the protein MNSADHEQIVLHARDVKFDWAALPVHWIPGEPQATHSINVLHIALPEGERWFVEVFKQAVPLIRDERLKEDVLGFIGQEAMHAEAHDGAAEHLEAAGLRVRPYVAQMEWLFRRLLGDRPGAGEEWLVERLALIAAIEHYTAFLGQWVLDAKALDAAGSDPTMLDLLRWHGAEEVEHRSVAYDLFCHLDGRYSRRVRSMAVVTPVLAWVFVRGTKFLMRNDPTRPGRASWRAYLKAAKKGVVPAPRELLREIRPYFRRSHHPTETGNTDQAVAYLASSPAARAADAPK from the coding sequence GTGAACTCGGCCGACCACGAACAGATCGTGCTGCACGCGCGTGACGTCAAGTTCGACTGGGCCGCGCTGCCGGTGCACTGGATCCCCGGCGAACCGCAGGCCACGCACAGCATCAACGTGCTGCACATCGCCCTGCCCGAAGGCGAACGCTGGTTCGTCGAGGTGTTCAAGCAGGCCGTGCCGCTGATCCGCGACGAGCGCCTCAAAGAGGACGTTCTCGGCTTCATCGGGCAAGAGGCCATGCACGCCGAGGCCCACGACGGCGCCGCGGAGCACCTCGAAGCCGCGGGCCTGCGCGTGCGGCCGTATGTCGCACAGATGGAGTGGCTGTTCCGCCGGCTGCTGGGTGATCGTCCGGGCGCGGGCGAGGAGTGGCTCGTCGAACGGCTCGCGCTGATCGCCGCGATCGAGCACTACACCGCGTTCCTCGGCCAGTGGGTGCTCGACGCCAAAGCGCTCGACGCCGCCGGCTCGGACCCGACGATGCTCGACCTGCTGCGCTGGCACGGGGCCGAGGAGGTCGAGCACCGGTCCGTGGCCTACGACCTGTTCTGCCACCTCGACGGCCGCTACTCGCGCCGCGTGCGCAGCATGGCCGTGGTGACGCCGGTGCTGGCGTGGGTTTTCGTGCGGGGCACCAAGTTCCTGATGCGCAACGACCCGACGCGGCCGGGTCGCGCGTCTTGGCGCGCGTACCTGAAGGCCGCGAAGAAGGGCGTGGTGCCGGCGCCGCGCGAGCTGCTGCGGGAGATCCGGCCGTACTTCCGGCGCTCGCACCACCCGACGGAGACCGGCAACACCGACCAGGCCGTGGCCTACCTGGCGAGCTCACCCGCGGCCCGGGCGGCCGACGCACCGAAGTGA
- a CDS encoding DedA family protein has protein sequence MILAQSTVTTMSILPSWLDPEQLLSGLTVPVIAVLCLIIFIESSIFPVLPGDSLLFTAGLFIANGTLQAPLWVVCVLVTVAALLGNVCGYYIGYFVGPKLFNRPDSKFFKKEYVDKTHAFLDHHGPKAVVLARFVPFVRTFITWIAGIGRMDPKRYFTYTVLGGIVWAAGITVLGSLLGNIGFIRDNVDAIFVLIVLVSVVPILLEYLKSRREKKAHAATAPESDAEVTQRIPRVRD, from the coding sequence GTGATTCTCGCCCAGAGCACAGTGACGACCATGTCCATCCTGCCGTCGTGGCTGGACCCGGAGCAGCTGCTGTCCGGCCTGACCGTGCCGGTCATCGCGGTGCTCTGCCTGATCATCTTCATCGAGAGCAGCATCTTCCCGGTGCTGCCGGGTGACTCGCTGCTGTTCACGGCGGGCCTGTTCATCGCCAACGGCACGCTGCAGGCGCCCCTGTGGGTGGTGTGCGTGCTGGTGACGGTGGCGGCGCTGCTCGGCAACGTCTGCGGGTACTACATCGGCTACTTCGTGGGCCCGAAGCTGTTCAACCGGCCGGATTCGAAGTTCTTCAAGAAGGAGTACGTCGACAAGACGCACGCCTTCCTCGACCACCACGGGCCCAAGGCCGTGGTGCTGGCGCGGTTCGTGCCGTTCGTGCGGACGTTCATCACCTGGATCGCCGGCATCGGCCGCATGGACCCGAAGCGGTACTTCACCTACACGGTGCTGGGCGGCATCGTCTGGGCCGCGGGCATCACGGTGCTGGGCTCGCTGCTGGGCAACATCGGCTTCATCCGCGACAACGTCGACGCCATCTTCGTGCTGATCGTGCTCGTGTCCGTGGTGCCGATCCTGCTCGAGTACCTCAAGAGCCGCCGCGAGAAGAAGGCGCACGCCGCCACCGCGCCGGAGTCGGATGCCGAAGTCACCCAGCGCATCCCGCGCGTGCGCGACTGA
- a CDS encoding SDR family oxidoreductase: MVKNVDGKVVLITGAARGIGAGLAERLAARGAKVALVGLEADEQAKVAEKIGPNAKAWEADVTSWDDLEAATQGVVAHFGGIDIVVANAGIATAGFVRSVDRKAFEKVIEVDLLGVWRTFRVTLPHVIERRGYLLAISSLAAITHAPGMANYAAAKAGVEAFSNSLRAEVAHLGVKVGVAHPTWIRTDLVESADAHPVFGKLRASMPGLIGKTYPLDVALDDLEAGILKRARTIHVPRWVGGLKLLRAFLPPIIELGARARVPAADKAALDDIEQRGAYESAVTGHGGRAATKAE; this comes from the coding sequence GTGGTCAAGAACGTGGACGGCAAGGTCGTGCTGATCACCGGGGCCGCGCGGGGCATCGGGGCCGGGCTGGCGGAGCGGCTGGCCGCGCGCGGGGCCAAGGTCGCGCTGGTCGGCCTGGAGGCGGACGAGCAGGCGAAGGTCGCCGAGAAGATCGGGCCGAACGCCAAGGCGTGGGAAGCCGACGTGACCAGCTGGGACGACCTCGAAGCGGCCACCCAGGGTGTCGTGGCGCACTTCGGCGGGATCGACATCGTCGTCGCCAACGCCGGCATCGCCACGGCCGGCTTCGTGCGGAGCGTGGACCGCAAGGCGTTCGAGAAGGTCATCGAGGTCGACCTGCTCGGCGTGTGGCGCACCTTCCGCGTGACGTTGCCGCACGTGATCGAGCGGCGCGGTTACCTGCTGGCGATCTCGTCGCTGGCCGCGATCACACACGCGCCCGGCATGGCGAACTACGCGGCGGCGAAGGCGGGCGTCGAGGCGTTCTCCAACAGCCTGCGCGCCGAGGTGGCGCACCTAGGCGTGAAGGTCGGCGTCGCGCACCCCACCTGGATCCGCACGGACCTGGTCGAAAGCGCCGACGCGCACCCGGTGTTCGGGAAGCTGCGGGCGTCGATGCCGGGGCTGATCGGGAAGACGTACCCGCTCGACGTGGCGCTCGACGACCTCGAAGCGGGCATCCTCAAGCGCGCGCGGACGATCCACGTGCCACGCTGGGTCGGCGGCCTCAAGCTGCTGCGCGCGTTCCTGCCGCCGATCATCGAGCTCGGCGCGCGGGCCCGCGTGCCGGCGGCGGACAAGGCAGCGCTGGACGACATCGAGCAGCGCGGCGCGTACGAGTCGGCGGTGACCGGCCACGGCGGTCGGGCTGCGACCAAAGCCGAATAG
- a CDS encoding YciI family protein — translation MAWYLVEIRYVQEKLADVRPRHREWLSQHAAEGRVAVGGPLGDGSGGLVLWQAEDEAALEELLGKDPYQLEGVVAERSIREYKPVLGAWVPQA, via the coding sequence ATGGCCTGGTACCTGGTCGAAATCCGTTATGTGCAGGAGAAGCTGGCCGACGTCCGGCCCCGTCACCGTGAGTGGTTGAGCCAGCACGCCGCCGAGGGCCGCGTGGCCGTCGGCGGACCGCTCGGCGACGGCTCCGGTGGTCTGGTCCTGTGGCAGGCCGAGGACGAGGCGGCGCTCGAAGAGCTGCTCGGCAAGGACCCGTACCAGCTCGAAGGCGTGGTCGCCGAGCGCTCGATCCGGGAGTACAAGCCGGTGCTCGGCGCTTGGGTGCCGCAGGCGTAA
- a CDS encoding flavin-containing monooxygenase, translating into MTERFKVVIVGTGFSGLGQAIQLEKAGIRDYVILEKADEVGGTWRDNSYPGCACDVQSHMYSFSYEQNPDWSRSFSPQPEIFGYLKGVADKYRLRERIRFGVEITGAHWDAGERRWSVETKSGDEFSAQFLVSGVGGLHIPSIPKLPGIEKFTGQTWHSAQWNHEFDLRGKKVAVVGTGASAIQFVPQIAPDVAELTLFQRTPPWIMPKPDHAMPGWAKQLFRYVPGTQRLYRSALYWLLEARAIGFNGHPKLMHAAESLARRHIAKGIRDPKLRRKVTPDYTMGCKRVLISNDYYPALNRGGVDVVTDGVREVRNNSVVDGAGVEHEVDAIIYGTGFHVTDALEYLDITGVEGRSLAKTWATDGIRTHKGITVAGFPNLFFLLGPNTALGHNSVVFMIESQSRYVVEAIKLADSHGAAALDVRPSVQDQFQAEIQDKLVKGVWTQGGCTSWYLDTNGVNRTIWPGFTWKYWLATRRVEPSDYELSGRPS; encoded by the coding sequence ATGACCGAGCGGTTCAAGGTCGTGATCGTGGGCACCGGGTTTTCCGGGCTCGGGCAGGCGATCCAGCTCGAAAAGGCCGGCATCCGGGACTACGTGATCCTGGAGAAGGCCGACGAAGTGGGCGGCACCTGGCGGGACAACTCGTACCCCGGGTGCGCCTGCGACGTCCAGTCGCACATGTACTCGTTCTCCTACGAGCAGAACCCCGACTGGTCCCGGTCGTTCTCGCCGCAACCGGAGATCTTCGGTTACCTCAAGGGCGTCGCGGACAAGTACCGGCTGCGCGAGCGGATCCGGTTCGGCGTCGAGATCACCGGGGCCCACTGGGACGCGGGTGAGCGCCGCTGGAGCGTCGAGACCAAGAGCGGCGACGAGTTCTCCGCGCAGTTCCTGGTTTCCGGCGTCGGCGGGCTGCACATCCCGTCGATCCCGAAGCTGCCGGGGATCGAGAAGTTCACGGGCCAGACGTGGCACTCGGCGCAGTGGAACCACGAGTTCGACCTGCGCGGCAAAAAGGTCGCCGTGGTCGGCACGGGGGCGAGCGCGATCCAGTTCGTGCCGCAGATCGCGCCGGACGTGGCCGAGCTGACGCTGTTCCAGCGCACGCCGCCGTGGATCATGCCGAAGCCGGACCACGCGATGCCCGGCTGGGCGAAGCAGCTCTTCCGCTACGTGCCGGGCACGCAACGCCTGTACCGCAGCGCGCTGTACTGGCTGCTCGAAGCACGGGCCATCGGTTTCAACGGGCACCCGAAGCTCATGCACGCGGCCGAGTCCCTCGCGCGCCGCCACATCGCGAAGGGCATCCGCGACCCGAAGCTGCGCCGCAAGGTGACGCCGGACTACACCATGGGCTGCAAGCGCGTGCTCATCTCCAACGACTACTACCCGGCACTCAACCGCGGAGGCGTCGACGTGGTCACCGACGGCGTCCGCGAGGTGCGCAACAACAGTGTCGTGGACGGAGCCGGCGTGGAGCACGAGGTCGACGCGATCATCTACGGCACCGGCTTCCACGTCACGGATGCGTTGGAGTACCTCGACATCACCGGCGTCGAAGGCCGCAGCCTCGCGAAAACCTGGGCCACGGACGGGATCCGCACACACAAGGGCATCACCGTCGCCGGGTTCCCGAACCTGTTCTTCCTGCTGGGCCCGAACACCGCGCTGGGCCACAACTCCGTGGTGTTCATGATCGAGTCGCAGTCGCGCTACGTCGTCGAGGCGATCAAGCTCGCCGACTCCCACGGCGCCGCCGCGCTCGACGTGCGCCCGTCCGTGCAGGACCAGTTCCAGGCCGAGATCCAGGACAAACTGGTGAAAGGCGTGTGGACGCAGGGCGGCTGCACGAGCTGGTACCTCGACACCAACGGCGTGAACCGCACGATCTGGCCCGGCTTCACGTGGAAATACTGGCTCGCGACCCGCCGCGTGGAGCCGAGTGACTACGAGCTGTCCGGGAGGCCGTCGTGA
- the nagA gene encoding N-acetylglucosamine-6-phosphate deacetylase, translating to MLEGVKHAGDFVITGGRVVAPDRVLDDGWLAVSDGRIAAVGTGTPPGGPEAEVVDVGGALVVPGFVDTHCHGGGGASFSTLDPEEILTAVRAHRRHGTTTTLASLVSDPIDLLTEQIAALRELVQEGELAGIHLEGPFISRARCGAHDPDTLREPDTGTVEKLLRAGAGAIRMVTLAPELNGGVKAVRQLAESGVTAAIGHTDGLAEQLVPAIDAGATVATHLFNGMRPLHHREPGPVGVLLDDERVTVELICDLVHLHPTVVRLAASHAGRGRTVLITDAMSATDAADGRYTLGRLEVDVHDGVATLDNGSLAGSTLTMDNAFRNLVKGAKLGVLDAVRATSGRPAELLGIADRTGSLRPGLAADVVILDDDLRPVRVLRRGEWVAEVGRATLST from the coding sequence ATGCTGGAGGGCGTGAAGCACGCCGGAGACTTCGTCATCACGGGCGGCCGGGTCGTCGCCCCGGACCGCGTACTCGACGACGGCTGGCTCGCCGTCTCCGACGGGCGGATCGCCGCGGTCGGCACGGGGACGCCGCCGGGCGGCCCCGAGGCCGAGGTCGTCGACGTGGGCGGCGCGCTCGTGGTGCCCGGGTTCGTCGACACCCACTGCCACGGCGGTGGTGGCGCTTCGTTCTCCACACTGGACCCCGAGGAGATCCTCACGGCGGTGCGCGCGCACCGGCGCCACGGCACCACGACCACGCTCGCGAGCCTGGTCTCGGACCCGATCGACCTGCTGACCGAGCAGATCGCGGCGCTGCGCGAGCTCGTGCAAGAGGGCGAGCTCGCCGGCATCCACCTCGAAGGCCCGTTCATCTCGCGCGCCCGCTGCGGCGCACACGATCCGGACACGCTCCGCGAACCGGACACCGGCACCGTCGAGAAGCTGCTGCGCGCCGGCGCCGGCGCGATCCGCATGGTCACGCTCGCGCCGGAGCTCAACGGCGGTGTGAAGGCTGTGCGCCAGCTCGCCGAATCGGGCGTGACGGCCGCGATCGGGCACACCGACGGCCTCGCCGAGCAGCTCGTGCCGGCCATCGACGCGGGCGCCACCGTGGCGACGCACCTGTTCAACGGCATGCGCCCCCTGCACCACCGCGAACCGGGCCCGGTCGGCGTGCTGCTGGACGACGAGCGCGTGACGGTCGAGCTCATCTGCGACCTCGTGCACCTGCACCCGACCGTGGTCCGCTTGGCCGCTTCGCACGCGGGCCGCGGCCGGACCGTGCTGATCACCGACGCCATGTCGGCCACCGACGCCGCCGACGGCCGCTACACCCTGGGCCGCCTCGAAGTCGACGTGCACGACGGCGTGGCGACGCTGGACAACGGATCACTGGCCGGCAGCACGTTGACGATGGACAACGCCTTCCGCAACCTCGTGAAGGGTGCCAAACTCGGTGTCCTCGACGCCGTCCGGGCGACCTCCGGCCGGCCCGCCGAGCTGCTGGGCATCGCCGACCGCACGGGTTCGCTGCGGCCGGGCCTCGCCGCCGACGTCGTGATCCTCGACGACGACCTGCGGCCGGTCCGGGTGCTGCGCCGGGGCGAGTGGGTCGCCGAGGTCGGCCGGGCTACCTTGAGCACGTAA